Proteins from a single region of Symphalangus syndactylus isolate Jambi chromosome 12, NHGRI_mSymSyn1-v2.1_pri, whole genome shotgun sequence:
- the ZBTB7B gene encoding zinc finger and BTB domain-containing protein 7B isoform X1, with product MGGKQAGGQVRQQDRTAAGPQAPGPGGGRASSHTLSLSSSSQRTRRLRGAPEPGLGDLELGRDLTPTAPGSSQLPSPPSPFVACGLSSPPRPPGSEKMGSPEDDLIGIPFPDHSSELLSCLNEQRQLGHLCDLTIRTQGLEYRTHRAVLAACSHYFKKLFTEGGGGAVMGGAGGSGTAAGGAGAGVCELDFVGPEALGALLEFAYTATLTTSSANMPAVLQAARLLEIPCVIAACMEILQGSGLEAPSPDEDDCERARQYLEAFATATASGVPNGEDSPPQVPLPPPPPPPPRPVARRSRKPRKAFLQTKGARANHLVPEVPTVPTHPLTYDEEEVAGRVGSSGGSGLGDSYSPPTGTASPPEGPQSYEPYEGEEEEEELVYPPAYGLAQGGGPPLSPEELGSDEDAIDPDLMAYLSSLHQDNLAPGLDSQDKLVRKRRSQMPQECPVCHKIIHGAGKLPRHMRTHTGEKPFACEVCGVRFTRNDKLKIHMRKHTGERPYSCPHCPARFLHSYDLKNHMHLHTGDRPYECHLCHKAFAKEDHLQRHLKGQNCLEVRTRRRRKDDAPPHYPPPSTAAASPAGLDLSNGHLDTFRLSLARFWEQSAPTGPPVSTPGPPDDDEEEGAPTTPQAEGAMESS from the exons atgggGGGAAAGCAAGCTGGAGGACAGGTGAGACAGCAGGACAG GACCGCAGCAGGGCCCCAAGCCCCCGGGCCTGGTGGGGGACGCGCTTCTTCCCACACCCTGAGCCTCAGCAGCTCCAGCCAGCGGACCCGACGGCTGAGAG GAGCCCCAGAACCAGGACTGGGGGATTTGGAGCTGGGCAGAGACTTAACCCCCACAGCACCGGGAAGCAGCCAACTCCCCTCGCCTCCTTCCCCCTTCGTGGCTTGCGGTCTCTCTTCCCCGCCTCGGCCCCCAGGAAGT GAGAAGATGGGGAGCCCTGAGGATGACCTGATTGGGATTCCATTCCCGGACCACAGCAGTGAGCTCCTGAGCTGCCTCAATGAGCAGCGCCAGCTGGGCCACCTATGTGACCTCACCATCCGGACGCAGGGCCTTGAATACCGCACCCACAGGGCTGTGCTAGCTGCCTGTAGCCACTACTTCAAGAAGCTTTTCACTGAGGGCGGTGGTGGAGCTGTCATGGGGGGGGCTGGGGGCAGCGGGACGGCCGCTGGGGGAGCAGGGGCTGGCGTGTGTGAGCTGGACTTTGTAGGGCCAGAGGCACTAGGCGCCCTCCTTGAATTTGCCTATACAGCCACACTGACCACCAGCAGCGCCAACATGCCAGCTGTGCTCCAGGCTGCCCGCCTGCTGGAGATCCCGTGTGTCATCGCTGCTTGCATGGAGATTCTGCAGGGCAGTGGGCTAGAAGCTCCCAGCCCCGACGAGGATGACTGTGAGCGAGCCCGCCAGTATCTGGAGGCCTTTGCCACAGCCACGGCCTCTGGAGTTCCCAATGGTGAAGACAGTCCTCCACAGGTGCCCCTCCCACCACCTCCGCCACCGCCACCTCGGCCTGTTGCCCGCCGCAGCCGCAAGCCCCGGAAAGCTTTCCTGCAAACCAAGGGGGCCAGAGCAAACCACCTAGTCCCTGAGGTGCCCACAGTGCCCACCCATCCCTTGACCTATGATGAGGAGGAGGTGGCGGGCAGAGTGGGCAGCAGTGGGGGCAGTGGGCTGGGGGACAGCTACAGCCCTCCCACAGGAACTGCCTCCCCTCCTGAGGGGCCCCAGAGCTACGAACCCTATGAGggtgaggaagaagaagaggagctgGTATATCCCCCAGCCTATGGGCTGGCACAGGGTGGTGGGCCCCCGCTGTCCCCAGAGGAGCTGGGCTCAGATGAGGATGCCATCGATCCTGACCTGATGGCCTACCTAAGCTCCCTGCACCAGGACAACCTGGCACCAGGCCTGGACAGCCAAGACAAGCTGGTGCGCAAACGCCGCTCTCAGATGCCTCAGGAGTGCCCTGTCTGCCACAAGATCATCCATGGGGCAGGCAAACTGCCTCGCCACATGAGGACCCACACAGGCGAGAAGCCCTTTGCCTGCGAGGTCTGCGGTGTTCGATTCACCCG GAACGACAAGCTGAAGATCCACATGCGGAAGCACACGGGAGAGCGCCCCTACTCGTGCCCGCACTGCCCAGCCCGCTTCCTGCACAGCTACGACCTCAAGAACCACATGCACCTGCACACGGGGGACCGGCCCTATGAGTGCCACCTGTGCCACAAGGCTTTCGCCAAGGAGGACCACCTACAGCGCCACCTCAAAGGCCAGAACTGCCTGGAGGTGCGCACCCGACGGCGCCGCAAGGACGATGCACCACCCCACTACCCGCCACCCTCTACCGCTGCTGCATCCCCCGCTGGCCTCGACCTCTCCAATGGCCACCTGGACACCTTCCGCCTCTCCCTAGCTCGATTCTGGGAGCAGTCAGCCCCCACTGGGCCCCCAGTCTCTACCCCGGGGCCCCCTGATGACGATGAGGAGGAAGGGGCACCCACCACACCCCAGGCTGAAGGTGCCATGGAGTCCTCTTAA
- the ZBTB7B gene encoding zinc finger and BTB domain-containing protein 7B isoform X2, whose protein sequence is MLQPGPHPPSPQAAAPGEAWPGPSQAPWQSLEEKMGSPEDDLIGIPFPDHSSELLSCLNEQRQLGHLCDLTIRTQGLEYRTHRAVLAACSHYFKKLFTEGGGGAVMGGAGGSGTAAGGAGAGVCELDFVGPEALGALLEFAYTATLTTSSANMPAVLQAARLLEIPCVIAACMEILQGSGLEAPSPDEDDCERARQYLEAFATATASGVPNGEDSPPQVPLPPPPPPPPRPVARRSRKPRKAFLQTKGARANHLVPEVPTVPTHPLTYDEEEVAGRVGSSGGSGLGDSYSPPTGTASPPEGPQSYEPYEGEEEEEELVYPPAYGLAQGGGPPLSPEELGSDEDAIDPDLMAYLSSLHQDNLAPGLDSQDKLVRKRRSQMPQECPVCHKIIHGAGKLPRHMRTHTGEKPFACEVCGVRFTRNDKLKIHMRKHTGERPYSCPHCPARFLHSYDLKNHMHLHTGDRPYECHLCHKAFAKEDHLQRHLKGQNCLEVRTRRRRKDDAPPHYPPPSTAAASPAGLDLSNGHLDTFRLSLARFWEQSAPTGPPVSTPGPPDDDEEEGAPTTPQAEGAMESS, encoded by the exons ATGTTACAGCCTGGTCCTCATCCTCCCTCACCCCAAGCTGCTGCTCCTGGAGAAGCCTGGCCAGGCCCCTCTCAGGCTCCCTGGCAGAGCCTAGAG GAGAAGATGGGGAGCCCTGAGGATGACCTGATTGGGATTCCATTCCCGGACCACAGCAGTGAGCTCCTGAGCTGCCTCAATGAGCAGCGCCAGCTGGGCCACCTATGTGACCTCACCATCCGGACGCAGGGCCTTGAATACCGCACCCACAGGGCTGTGCTAGCTGCCTGTAGCCACTACTTCAAGAAGCTTTTCACTGAGGGCGGTGGTGGAGCTGTCATGGGGGGGGCTGGGGGCAGCGGGACGGCCGCTGGGGGAGCAGGGGCTGGCGTGTGTGAGCTGGACTTTGTAGGGCCAGAGGCACTAGGCGCCCTCCTTGAATTTGCCTATACAGCCACACTGACCACCAGCAGCGCCAACATGCCAGCTGTGCTCCAGGCTGCCCGCCTGCTGGAGATCCCGTGTGTCATCGCTGCTTGCATGGAGATTCTGCAGGGCAGTGGGCTAGAAGCTCCCAGCCCCGACGAGGATGACTGTGAGCGAGCCCGCCAGTATCTGGAGGCCTTTGCCACAGCCACGGCCTCTGGAGTTCCCAATGGTGAAGACAGTCCTCCACAGGTGCCCCTCCCACCACCTCCGCCACCGCCACCTCGGCCTGTTGCCCGCCGCAGCCGCAAGCCCCGGAAAGCTTTCCTGCAAACCAAGGGGGCCAGAGCAAACCACCTAGTCCCTGAGGTGCCCACAGTGCCCACCCATCCCTTGACCTATGATGAGGAGGAGGTGGCGGGCAGAGTGGGCAGCAGTGGGGGCAGTGGGCTGGGGGACAGCTACAGCCCTCCCACAGGAACTGCCTCCCCTCCTGAGGGGCCCCAGAGCTACGAACCCTATGAGggtgaggaagaagaagaggagctgGTATATCCCCCAGCCTATGGGCTGGCACAGGGTGGTGGGCCCCCGCTGTCCCCAGAGGAGCTGGGCTCAGATGAGGATGCCATCGATCCTGACCTGATGGCCTACCTAAGCTCCCTGCACCAGGACAACCTGGCACCAGGCCTGGACAGCCAAGACAAGCTGGTGCGCAAACGCCGCTCTCAGATGCCTCAGGAGTGCCCTGTCTGCCACAAGATCATCCATGGGGCAGGCAAACTGCCTCGCCACATGAGGACCCACACAGGCGAGAAGCCCTTTGCCTGCGAGGTCTGCGGTGTTCGATTCACCCG GAACGACAAGCTGAAGATCCACATGCGGAAGCACACGGGAGAGCGCCCCTACTCGTGCCCGCACTGCCCAGCCCGCTTCCTGCACAGCTACGACCTCAAGAACCACATGCACCTGCACACGGGGGACCGGCCCTATGAGTGCCACCTGTGCCACAAGGCTTTCGCCAAGGAGGACCACCTACAGCGCCACCTCAAAGGCCAGAACTGCCTGGAGGTGCGCACCCGACGGCGCCGCAAGGACGATGCACCACCCCACTACCCGCCACCCTCTACCGCTGCTGCATCCCCCGCTGGCCTCGACCTCTCCAATGGCCACCTGGACACCTTCCGCCTCTCCCTAGCTCGATTCTGGGAGCAGTCAGCCCCCACTGGGCCCCCAGTCTCTACCCCGGGGCCCCCTGATGACGATGAGGAGGAAGGGGCACCCACCACACCCCAGGCTGAAGGTGCCATGGAGTCCTCTTAA
- the ZBTB7B gene encoding zinc finger and BTB domain-containing protein 7B isoform X3, with protein MGSPEDDLIGIPFPDHSSELLSCLNEQRQLGHLCDLTIRTQGLEYRTHRAVLAACSHYFKKLFTEGGGGAVMGGAGGSGTAAGGAGAGVCELDFVGPEALGALLEFAYTATLTTSSANMPAVLQAARLLEIPCVIAACMEILQGSGLEAPSPDEDDCERARQYLEAFATATASGVPNGEDSPPQVPLPPPPPPPPRPVARRSRKPRKAFLQTKGARANHLVPEVPTVPTHPLTYDEEEVAGRVGSSGGSGLGDSYSPPTGTASPPEGPQSYEPYEGEEEEEELVYPPAYGLAQGGGPPLSPEELGSDEDAIDPDLMAYLSSLHQDNLAPGLDSQDKLVRKRRSQMPQECPVCHKIIHGAGKLPRHMRTHTGEKPFACEVCGVRFTRNDKLKIHMRKHTGERPYSCPHCPARFLHSYDLKNHMHLHTGDRPYECHLCHKAFAKEDHLQRHLKGQNCLEVRTRRRRKDDAPPHYPPPSTAAASPAGLDLSNGHLDTFRLSLARFWEQSAPTGPPVSTPGPPDDDEEEGAPTTPQAEGAMESS; from the exons ATGGGGAGCCCTGAGGATGACCTGATTGGGATTCCATTCCCGGACCACAGCAGTGAGCTCCTGAGCTGCCTCAATGAGCAGCGCCAGCTGGGCCACCTATGTGACCTCACCATCCGGACGCAGGGCCTTGAATACCGCACCCACAGGGCTGTGCTAGCTGCCTGTAGCCACTACTTCAAGAAGCTTTTCACTGAGGGCGGTGGTGGAGCTGTCATGGGGGGGGCTGGGGGCAGCGGGACGGCCGCTGGGGGAGCAGGGGCTGGCGTGTGTGAGCTGGACTTTGTAGGGCCAGAGGCACTAGGCGCCCTCCTTGAATTTGCCTATACAGCCACACTGACCACCAGCAGCGCCAACATGCCAGCTGTGCTCCAGGCTGCCCGCCTGCTGGAGATCCCGTGTGTCATCGCTGCTTGCATGGAGATTCTGCAGGGCAGTGGGCTAGAAGCTCCCAGCCCCGACGAGGATGACTGTGAGCGAGCCCGCCAGTATCTGGAGGCCTTTGCCACAGCCACGGCCTCTGGAGTTCCCAATGGTGAAGACAGTCCTCCACAGGTGCCCCTCCCACCACCTCCGCCACCGCCACCTCGGCCTGTTGCCCGCCGCAGCCGCAAGCCCCGGAAAGCTTTCCTGCAAACCAAGGGGGCCAGAGCAAACCACCTAGTCCCTGAGGTGCCCACAGTGCCCACCCATCCCTTGACCTATGATGAGGAGGAGGTGGCGGGCAGAGTGGGCAGCAGTGGGGGCAGTGGGCTGGGGGACAGCTACAGCCCTCCCACAGGAACTGCCTCCCCTCCTGAGGGGCCCCAGAGCTACGAACCCTATGAGggtgaggaagaagaagaggagctgGTATATCCCCCAGCCTATGGGCTGGCACAGGGTGGTGGGCCCCCGCTGTCCCCAGAGGAGCTGGGCTCAGATGAGGATGCCATCGATCCTGACCTGATGGCCTACCTAAGCTCCCTGCACCAGGACAACCTGGCACCAGGCCTGGACAGCCAAGACAAGCTGGTGCGCAAACGCCGCTCTCAGATGCCTCAGGAGTGCCCTGTCTGCCACAAGATCATCCATGGGGCAGGCAAACTGCCTCGCCACATGAGGACCCACACAGGCGAGAAGCCCTTTGCCTGCGAGGTCTGCGGTGTTCGATTCACCCG GAACGACAAGCTGAAGATCCACATGCGGAAGCACACGGGAGAGCGCCCCTACTCGTGCCCGCACTGCCCAGCCCGCTTCCTGCACAGCTACGACCTCAAGAACCACATGCACCTGCACACGGGGGACCGGCCCTATGAGTGCCACCTGTGCCACAAGGCTTTCGCCAAGGAGGACCACCTACAGCGCCACCTCAAAGGCCAGAACTGCCTGGAGGTGCGCACCCGACGGCGCCGCAAGGACGATGCACCACCCCACTACCCGCCACCCTCTACCGCTGCTGCATCCCCCGCTGGCCTCGACCTCTCCAATGGCCACCTGGACACCTTCCGCCTCTCCCTAGCTCGATTCTGGGAGCAGTCAGCCCCCACTGGGCCCCCAGTCTCTACCCCGGGGCCCCCTGATGACGATGAGGAGGAAGGGGCACCCACCACACCCCAGGCTGAAGGTGCCATGGAGTCCTCTTAA